One stretch of Bacteroidota bacterium DNA includes these proteins:
- a CDS encoding glycosyltransferase family 4 protein, with translation MKILFIATDIPYPINSGGRNRLYHIVKGLSRFNEVDFVGLSNTRDPFSAKEELSRYCRAVYAIPVDIRHSVIKLIKSFFSKTPYKVLQYFSTTMAEKIRALIKENSYDIILCEHIFVEQHIPSVSIPVVPQNIDLNYTVYKRIAEKSKGFMSWYSASQWKSLYRYEQKVLQKYNVGIALSSHEEKLMKSMVRDIHSIIVPNGVDTTYFRSAQNSSNSGENNIIFTGSYSYFPNEEAAYYFATKIFPAVVSKIPDAKYFIIGRSPSARLLNLQKRQNIIVTGEVEDIRSYLDKAQVVVAPIQFGGGTRLKVLEALAAAKAIVSTSIGCEGIDIENGKHLIIADNENSFAEAVISFLLDPQKNISFGRQGRLLIEKKYSWERITADFQESLKNYIEEYSRLSGRVNENRN, from the coding sequence ATGAAAATTCTTTTTATAGCGACAGATATTCCATATCCTATTAATAGTGGTGGACGTAACAGATTATATCATATTGTTAAAGGCTTATCACGATTTAATGAGGTTGATTTTGTAGGATTATCCAATACAAGAGATCCTTTTTCTGCAAAGGAAGAACTTTCTCGCTATTGTCGGGCTGTGTATGCAATTCCTGTAGACATTAGACATAGTGTGATTAAACTCATTAAAAGCTTTTTTTCTAAAACTCCCTACAAAGTATTACAATATTTTAGCACTACAATGGCCGAAAAAATCCGGGCATTAATAAAAGAAAATAGCTATGACATTATTTTATGTGAACACATTTTTGTTGAACAGCATATACCATCGGTATCAATTCCAGTAGTTCCTCAGAATATTGATTTAAATTATACTGTCTACAAACGAATTGCAGAAAAAAGCAAAGGTTTTATGTCTTGGTACTCAGCAAGTCAATGGAAATCATTATATCGTTACGAACAAAAAGTACTTCAAAAATATAATGTGGGAATCGCACTTTCCAGTCACGAAGAAAAGTTGATGAAATCGATGGTGAGGGATATTCATTCTATTATTGTTCCTAATGGTGTCGATACAACATATTTTAGATCAGCTCAAAATAGTTCAAATTCGGGTGAAAATAATATTATCTTTACAGGTTCCTATTCTTATTTCCCGAATGAGGAAGCAGCATATTATTTTGCAACAAAGATATTTCCAGCAGTGGTTTCTAAAATACCTGACGCAAAATATTTTATTATTGGACGCTCTCCGTCAGCAAGGTTATTAAATCTTCAAAAAAGGCAAAATATCATTGTGACAGGAGAGGTAGAGGATATTCGCTCCTATTTAGACAAAGCGCAGGTTGTCGTAGCTCCAATTCAATTTGGCGGAGGAACAAGACTCAAGGTTTTGGAAGCTCTTGCTGCTGCAAAGGCAATTGTTTCAACAAGTATTGGATGCGAAGGGATTGATATAGAAAATGGAAAGCATTTGATTATTGCTGATAATGAAAATTCTTTTGCTGAGGCGGTTATATCGTTTCTTCTTGATCCTCAGAAAAATATTTCATTTGGGAGACAAGGTCGGTTGTTAATAGAAAAAAAATATTCTTGGGAAAGAATTACCGCGGATTTTCAGGAATCGTTGAAAAATTATATCGAAGAATATTCAAGACTATCTGGAAGAGTGAATGAAAATAGGAATTGA
- a CDS encoding glycosyltransferase family 4 protein, translated as MKSILIVHPQFIQIGGAETVALKIMKRIVETTDAHITILTLEKWSLSAIAKTTGISLSSERVSLVVAKYPNILKNRTGRFYLLRIAYLHRQTKLLAKNFELCVSTYNEIDFRKCGIQYVHHPTFAPVRSLKRYEMINDPIFFVLIKSIMEIPYNFMIWLISRNCRKGFSNNVTMVNSQFMADWLKELYRIPAEIVHPDAVSKISLDHTIPWEEREFRFVTVGRISPDKKTLEFIDICKAIISVYPSAKFAIVGRVSDVKYYEKVKNKIADLGVSVEFYHNLENETLMKMLIASKFYIAPKKYEHFGISILEAVRAGCLTFVHNTGGQREIVIEEVLRYNSIQQLLNNIAIVLENTLLREQTLTVLKHHMQNFSSDNFNQGIDGILRLWQKKSKIIG; from the coding sequence GTGAAATCTATCCTAATTGTTCACCCACAATTCATTCAGATAGGTGGAGCGGAAACAGTTGCGCTAAAGATTATGAAAAGAATAGTTGAAACAACTGATGCACATATTACTATTCTTACACTAGAAAAATGGTCTCTTTCAGCTATTGCAAAAACGACCGGTATTTCTTTATCCTCGGAAAGAGTATCTCTTGTTGTTGCAAAATATCCTAATATATTGAAAAACCGAACCGGTCGCTTTTACTTGCTGCGAATTGCTTACCTTCACCGACAGACTAAATTATTAGCAAAGAATTTTGAATTATGCGTTAGTACATATAATGAGATTGATTTTAGAAAATGTGGAATACAATATGTTCATCATCCAACATTTGCTCCAGTACGCAGCCTTAAACGTTATGAGATGATCAACGATCCCATTTTTTTTGTCTTAATTAAGTCCATTATGGAAATACCGTACAATTTTATGATCTGGTTAATTTCACGGAATTGTAGAAAGGGATTTTCAAATAATGTAACAATGGTTAATTCTCAATTTATGGCGGATTGGCTAAAAGAATTGTATAGAATACCTGCTGAAATAGTTCACCCTGACGCCGTGTCGAAAATATCATTGGATCACACCATCCCTTGGGAAGAACGGGAATTTCGTTTTGTAACAGTGGGAAGAATATCTCCGGATAAAAAAACTTTAGAATTCATTGATATTTGCAAAGCAATTATTTCCGTATACCCTTCAGCAAAGTTTGCTATAGTCGGAAGAGTCAGCGATGTAAAATATTACGAGAAAGTTAAAAACAAAATTGCCGATCTTGGTGTTTCCGTAGAATTTTACCATAATCTTGAAAATGAAACATTGATGAAAATGCTGATAGCCAGCAAATTTTATATTGCTCCAAAAAAATATGAACACTTTGGCATTTCTATTCTTGAAGCGGTCAGAGCGGGCTGTCTCACTTTTGTCCATAACACAGGTGGGCAGCGTGAAATAGTAATCGAGGAAGTGCTGAGATACAATTCCATTCAGCAATTATTAAACAATATTGCTATAGTGTTGGAAAACACTCTTCTGCGCGAACAGACTTTAACAGTACTAAAACATCATATGCAAAACTTTTCTTCTGATAATTTCAATCAAGGAATCGATGGTATACTGAGATTATGGCAGAAAAAGTCAAAAATAATTGGTTGA
- a CDS encoding glycosyltransferase, translating into MNILFITSRIPFPPFRGDKVRTFRLLKELFNHGHNITLISFVTSREEKKYEIDLQQYCKKIILIELSTLQSIFNCFMGIFSPLPFQILYFRSHLMKKTIDSLLLTEKYDLVHVHLIRMLEYVRGHLHIQRVVDLTDAGSLYLSRFIQQESSIFKKIILNIELNRLREYEKNIRSVQNNLVCSEKDKSVLLNSIPDANIRVIHNGIDLTQIVDSYVSDPGNKRIIFTGNLTYFPNIDAIEYFTNEIFPKILKEEPGATFYIVGQNPPSIIRKLISKNIFVTGFVKNILDEYLKSSVAVAPIRFGAGSQFKILEALAIGIPVVTTSITAEGINSVDNNEVLVANNPDDFAAAVITLFRDQKLRNVLSMNGKKMIREKYSMEVIGRELNDFYVNIASNS; encoded by the coding sequence ATGAATATACTTTTTATAACTTCTAGAATTCCCTTTCCACCTTTTCGAGGAGATAAAGTCCGTACGTTCCGTCTATTGAAAGAATTATTCAATCACGGTCATAACATAACTTTGATATCGTTCGTTACATCCCGGGAGGAAAAAAAATATGAGATTGACCTTCAACAATATTGTAAGAAAATTATTCTCATAGAATTGTCAACTTTACAATCAATCTTCAATTGTTTTATGGGAATATTCTCACCTCTTCCATTTCAGATACTTTATTTCCGTTCCCATTTGATGAAAAAAACGATTGATTCATTGCTGCTAACGGAAAAATATGATCTGGTGCATGTGCATCTTATAAGAATGCTGGAATATGTGAGAGGGCACCTGCATATTCAAAGAGTGGTAGATCTTACAGATGCAGGATCGCTTTATCTCAGTAGATTTATTCAGCAGGAGAGTTCAATATTCAAAAAAATAATACTCAATATTGAATTAAATCGTTTAAGAGAATATGAAAAGAATATAAGAAGTGTTCAAAATAATCTTGTCTGCTCAGAAAAAGATAAAAGTGTTTTGCTAAATAGTATTCCTGATGCTAATATTCGGGTCATTCATAATGGCATCGATTTGACACAAATAGTTGATTCTTATGTTTCTGATCCAGGGAATAAAAGAATAATATTTACTGGAAATTTAACGTATTTTCCCAATATTGACGCTATCGAATATTTTACGAATGAGATTTTTCCTAAAATTCTTAAGGAAGAACCTGGTGCAACTTTTTATATTGTCGGCCAAAACCCTCCTTCAATTATCAGGAAACTGATAAGCAAAAATATATTTGTGACGGGATTTGTGAAGAACATATTGGATGAATATCTGAAGAGTTCTGTAGCGGTTGCTCCTATTCGTTTCGGAGCAGGGTCTCAATTTAAAATTCTTGAAGCACTGGCAATTGGAATTCCAGTTGTTACTACATCAATAACTGCCGAGGGTATAAATTCTGTCGATAATAACGAAGTGCTTGTTGCAAACAACCCTGATGATTTTGCGGCTGCGGTTATCACATTGTTCCGGGATCAAAAACTGAGAAATGTTCTATCCATGAATGGAAAAAAAATGATTCGTGAAAAATATTCGATGGAAGTTATCGGCCGTGAGCTCAATGATTTTTATGTAAATATAGCCAGTAATTCATGA
- a CDS encoding oligosaccharide flippase family protein encodes MVTKQTIRQNISWLVAVNLISKPLWFFFLLVSARVLGPAEFGKYMLAISFISVAVGIFEGGIDIHLIRTLASEPKRYFTFFSQTTWIKVGSGIIASIAAYALSLFIPSLVTDYNLFFAAVIFGITSAALTHFRFVFRAYEIMQYEAWSIVVEKISVILFCGIALLFFPTAFSYGFSFAIAYLLASLVTLLLVFKKVGKPAFIPEFRNLVSEIIKPALPFATMNIFIIVYLRSGTLLLAIITQNDQLIGYFNAGYRIVEAFVLIPSMIIAPIYPVFARRINDKEVVSRLAMDALRIILSMAMLISVPIFILHDEVTLLLFGDFYKDASSSVGILCLAMIPIGINWVVGSLVAVSGRQSRANVYILGTTIGNVLLLVILIPILGVVGAAISVVITECAVTFSNWTLVRDYIRTRALLSVLLKVSASAIAVYILGLFTVSLPFIVRLTLVVVCMVGGFFLLRLITIQDLITAFREKLS; translated from the coding sequence ATGGTAACGAAGCAAACGATTAGACAAAATATATCATGGTTGGTTGCTGTCAACCTGATTTCGAAACCCCTTTGGTTTTTTTTTCTTTTAGTATCTGCTCGAGTTCTCGGCCCGGCCGAATTTGGGAAGTACATGCTTGCGATCTCATTTATTTCTGTGGCCGTTGGTATTTTCGAAGGCGGAATTGATATTCATTTAATTCGTACACTTGCTTCGGAACCAAAACGATATTTTACATTTTTTTCCCAAACTACGTGGATCAAAGTAGGAAGCGGAATCATTGCCTCAATCGCAGCGTACGCTCTCAGTCTTTTTATCCCATCGCTTGTTACGGATTATAATTTGTTTTTTGCGGCAGTAATCTTTGGTATAACAAGTGCTGCATTAACTCATTTTCGATTTGTTTTTAGGGCTTACGAGATTATGCAGTATGAAGCATGGTCCATTGTTGTAGAAAAAATAAGTGTCATTTTATTTTGCGGTATCGCCCTTCTTTTTTTTCCAACGGCATTCAGTTATGGTTTTTCTTTTGCTATCGCATACCTGTTAGCAAGCCTGGTGACACTTTTATTAGTTTTTAAAAAGGTAGGAAAACCCGCGTTCATTCCTGAGTTCCGTAACCTTGTGTCTGAAATAATAAAACCAGCTCTTCCGTTTGCAACTATGAATATCTTCATTATAGTGTATCTCCGTTCTGGTACACTGCTTCTTGCAATCATTACACAGAATGATCAATTAATTGGATATTTTAACGCAGGATACAGAATTGTTGAAGCCTTTGTGTTGATTCCTTCTATGATTATTGCGCCTATATATCCGGTCTTTGCCCGAAGAATCAATGACAAAGAGGTGGTCTCACGTCTTGCCATGGATGCTTTACGCATCATTTTAAGTATGGCTATGCTTATAAGTGTTCCTATTTTTATTTTGCATGACGAGGTGACCTTACTCCTTTTTGGCGATTTCTACAAAGACGCATCTTCATCGGTTGGAATTTTGTGTTTAGCCATGATTCCGATAGGAATAAATTGGGTGGTAGGAAGTCTCGTTGCAGTTTCCGGCCGTCAATCAAGAGCAAATGTATATATTTTGGGAACAACGATTGGTAATGTGCTACTACTGGTGATCTTAATACCGATTCTCGGTGTTGTAGGTGCGGCAATTTCAGTGGTCATTACTGAGTGTGCGGTTACATTTTCTAATTGGACTTTGGTAAGAGATTACATTAGGACTAGAGCGCTATTGAGTGTGTTGCTGAAAGTGAGTGCATCGGCAATAGCTGTTTATATTCTTGGATTGTTTACTGTTTCGCTACCGTTTATTGTGAGACTTACCCTTGTTGTTGTTTGTATGGTTGGTGGATTTTTTTTGTTGCGGCTCATTACAATACAAGATTTGATAACTGCATTTCGGGAAAAGTTATCATAG
- a CDS encoding polyprenol monophosphomannose synthase yields the protein MPKALVIIPTYNEAQNAEKIITEVLQQSEMVEVLIVDDNSPDGTAEIVKKMMESNSRIHMLQRERKLGLGTAYVAGFKYAIERKFDFIFEMDADFSHNPKEIPIMLSKMDECDVLIGSRYIKGVNVVNWPMKRLILSYCANIYTRVITGMPVHDATAGFKCYKRKVLETINIDKLRSNGYAFQIETNFLAWKKGFTLMEMPIVFVDRRVGVSKMNKKIVYEAAFMVWKLKARSIFNQL from the coding sequence ATGCCAAAAGCACTCGTCATCATCCCAACATACAACGAAGCACAGAATGCCGAAAAGATCATTACCGAAGTACTTCAACAATCCGAAATGGTTGAAGTCTTAATTGTCGATGATAATTCTCCTGATGGAACGGCCGAAATCGTAAAAAAAATGATGGAATCGAATTCCCGCATTCATATGCTTCAACGTGAACGAAAGCTCGGCCTTGGAACGGCCTATGTTGCCGGTTTCAAATATGCCATTGAACGGAAGTTCGATTTCATTTTTGAAATGGATGCTGATTTTTCTCATAACCCAAAAGAAATTCCAATTATGCTGAGTAAAATGGATGAATGTGATGTGCTAATCGGATCCCGTTACATTAAAGGGGTGAATGTTGTGAATTGGCCGATGAAACGATTGATTTTAAGTTATTGTGCAAACATCTATACAAGAGTTATCACCGGAATGCCGGTGCATGATGCAACCGCAGGTTTTAAATGTTATAAACGGAAAGTCCTAGAGACGATCAATATTGATAAACTCCGTTCCAATGGTTATGCATTTCAAATAGAGACGAACTTTCTTGCATGGAAAAAGGGATTTACGTTGATGGAAATGCCGATCGTCTTTGTCGATCGGCGTGTGGGAGTTTCAAAAATGAATAAAAAAATAGTCTATGAAGCGGCTTTTATGGTGTGGAAACTGAAAGCTCGCAGCATATTCAATCAATTATAA
- a CDS encoding sugar transferase, which produces MKHFERKIIVFDFFAINLAWICYYLLRVESEIIEVQAKPDLILPMAIMYLFWLSVFTFFGLYRAWYAKSRTDEFAAIFRTISIGCIGLFFVIFFDDERNATYSANRSIIAMYWVLMILFVGVGRIGIRSFRKRLLIRGIGQSETIIVGTGAKATDLLDSVNKYPALGYKIIGFVTLDVTKNDLPLPVLGVVDDIPELIQKYGLRNILLALDSHQRDIVLNVVSLSTGFDVSIKIIPDMYDIISGQARTNQIYGFPLIEIMPHIMQAWEESAKRLMDIFVSIMILTLSSPIWVFVAIAIRFNSPGPLVYSQERVGINGKHFRMHKFRSMFQDAESRSGPVWATTNDSRITSVGRFLRKTRLDEIPQFYDVVRGDMSLVGPRPERPHFVEMLSKEIPLYKRRLSVKPGITGWAQIKQGYDTSIDDVKSKVRYDLFYIENMSFRMDIKILLMTFYVMIAGKGN; this is translated from the coding sequence ATGAAGCATTTTGAACGAAAAATAATTGTGTTTGATTTTTTTGCGATCAATCTTGCATGGATTTGTTATTATCTGTTGCGGGTAGAAAGCGAAATTATTGAAGTTCAGGCAAAGCCGGATTTGATCTTGCCGATGGCGATTATGTATCTGTTTTGGCTTTCCGTCTTTACCTTTTTTGGATTATATCGTGCATGGTACGCAAAATCTCGAACGGATGAATTTGCGGCGATTTTTCGGACAATCTCTATTGGATGTATCGGCCTATTTTTTGTGATCTTTTTTGATGATGAACGGAACGCGACGTATTCGGCTAATCGTTCCATTATTGCCATGTACTGGGTGTTGATGATCCTCTTTGTTGGAGTAGGAAGGATAGGTATTCGCAGTTTCCGAAAACGATTATTAATACGAGGCATCGGGCAAAGCGAAACTATCATTGTCGGTACTGGAGCAAAAGCAACCGATCTTCTTGATTCTGTAAACAAATATCCGGCTCTTGGATATAAAATCATAGGTTTCGTTACGCTAGATGTGACGAAAAATGATTTACCACTACCCGTGCTTGGTGTAGTTGACGATATTCCCGAATTGATTCAGAAATACGGACTTCGAAATATATTATTAGCACTTGATTCACATCAACGCGATATCGTTCTTAATGTTGTTTCACTTTCAACTGGATTTGACGTTTCTATTAAGATTATTCCGGATATGTATGACATCATTTCCGGTCAGGCGCGGACGAATCAAATTTATGGATTTCCCCTGATTGAAATTATGCCGCACATTATGCAGGCATGGGAAGAAAGTGCAAAACGATTGATGGATATTTTTGTATCGATTATGATCTTGACGCTGTCATCGCCGATTTGGGTTTTCGTGGCGATTGCAATCAGATTTAATTCTCCGGGTCCATTGGTGTATAGTCAGGAGCGGGTTGGAATAAATGGAAAACATTTTCGAATGCACAAATTTCGTTCCATGTTTCAAGATGCCGAATCACGATCGGGCCCGGTCTGGGCAACAACGAATGATTCACGCATTACTTCAGTTGGTCGATTTCTTAGAAAAACCCGTTTGGATGAAATCCCGCAATTCTATGATGTAGTCCGCGGGGATATGAGCTTGGTCGGTCCACGGCCTGAACGACCGCATTTCGTAGAGATGTTGTCCAAGGAAATCCCACTCTACAAAAGAAGACTTTCCGTCAAACCGGGAATTACAGGATGGGCACAGATTAAACAGGGATATGATACGTCGATAGACGATGTGAAATCAAAAGTTCGATACGATCTTTTTTATATAGAAAACATGTCATTCAGAATGGATATCAAAATTCTGTTAATGACCTTTTACGTCATGATAGCAGGAAAAGGTAACTAA
- a CDS encoding glycosyltransferase family 1 protein gives MKIGIDARLALYEPHGMPRYVIYFLRELEKLDTANTYILYIDKEDTDGVLPSRFEKKILSPANYMIWEQLALPQAAHRDRIDILHCPGNTGPLFFDSSIKLVMTIHDLMFMDNENADLRPGNLYQRLGKQYRKSVVSNVIKKASAIMTDSHFSHSEFGRYFPSFQLPVSVVHLGCEFPDYPDVRASIILQKYNIMKPFILSFGGIAPRKNTKRIIELFSQIRNMPDVQLVITGIPQAYRREFEGLALECGVEKMIVFLPLIQEVELVTLLRSATLFLFLSKYEGFGLPVLEAMSCGVPVIASNRTSIPELMGNEGVIVDPDDENKVISSINHLLQISEIERERICSSSKNWSKKFSWKQTANQILSVYNTVGPTIR, from the coding sequence ATGAAAATAGGAATTGATGCGCGTTTAGCTTTATATGAACCGCATGGTATGCCGCGTTATGTCATATATTTTCTTCGCGAATTAGAAAAACTAGATACAGCTAATACTTATATCTTGTATATAGACAAAGAGGATACTGACGGGGTATTACCGAGCAGGTTTGAAAAGAAAATTCTATCTCCTGCAAACTATATGATATGGGAGCAACTCGCTCTTCCACAAGCAGCACATCGAGATAGGATAGATATTTTGCATTGTCCAGGTAATACAGGCCCATTATTTTTTGATTCGTCGATAAAATTAGTAATGACTATTCATGATTTAATGTTCATGGATAATGAAAATGCTGATTTACGTCCGGGGAATTTATATCAAAGACTCGGGAAACAATATAGAAAATCCGTTGTATCCAATGTTATTAAAAAAGCATCGGCAATAATGACTGATTCTCATTTTTCACATTCTGAATTCGGAAGGTATTTTCCATCATTTCAATTACCCGTATCAGTTGTACACCTTGGTTGTGAATTTCCCGACTATCCGGATGTGCGTGCATCGATAATATTGCAGAAATATAATATTATGAAGCCGTTTATTCTTTCATTTGGTGGAATAGCTCCAAGAAAAAATACGAAGAGGATCATTGAACTATTTTCACAAATTCGTAATATGCCAGATGTCCAATTAGTGATAACAGGAATTCCTCAAGCATATAGAAGAGAATTTGAAGGGTTAGCGCTCGAATGTGGCGTTGAAAAGATGATAGTTTTTCTACCGTTGATTCAGGAAGTGGAGTTAGTGACGTTATTACGAAGTGCAACACTATTTCTTTTTTTATCTAAATATGAAGGTTTCGGACTGCCAGTTCTTGAAGCCATGTCATGCGGTGTGCCTGTTATCGCTTCAAATAGGACATCCATTCCTGAACTCATGGGGAATGAAGGAGTTATTGTTGATCCAGACGATGAAAACAAAGTTATTAGTTCTATTAACCACCTTTTGCAGATTTCAGAAATTGAACGTGAACGAATTTGTAGTAGTAGTAAAAATTGGAGTAAGAAATTTTCTTGGAAGCAAACAGCGAATCAAATATTATCAGTCTATAATACAGTCGGTCCTACGATACGCTAA